A stretch of the Haladaptatus cibarius D43 genome encodes the following:
- a CDS encoding ParA family protein, whose product MSEIQTIGITNQKGGVAKSTNTINLAGALAYRGNRVLAADLDPQGYLTNKLNLRDAYKADPPSLFDAMKEPTEHDVNDLTVEHAEFDVLPGNIDMFRLEQDLIASGWRPRERLQMLFDDLEGYDFVLVDAPPSLGPINDNVLLACGDIIVPVEAEDTSILALDHLLTQIETLEKRYEVTVSERGVIISNVNYPLDNEQREMIQWFEDTFDNRCPVYEVRHRAAIKRAMNAGGSIFGPDVDECDMIGVYDRIAADLEDNHE is encoded by the coding sequence ATGAGCGAAATACAAACCATTGGGATTACAAACCAGAAAGGTGGTGTGGCGAAGTCGACGAACACGATCAATCTCGCGGGTGCGTTAGCATACCGAGGTAACCGAGTGCTTGCGGCAGATCTTGACCCGCAAGGGTATCTCACGAACAAACTCAACTTACGAGACGCATACAAAGCTGATCCTCCCTCGTTGTTCGATGCGATGAAAGAACCGACTGAGCATGACGTCAATGACCTCACTGTCGAGCATGCTGAGTTCGACGTCCTTCCTGGGAACATCGATATGTTCCGCTTAGAGCAGGATCTTATTGCGTCAGGATGGCGACCCCGGGAACGACTTCAGATGCTTTTCGACGATTTGGAGGGTTATGATTTCGTTCTTGTCGATGCTCCCCCAAGTCTCGGCCCAATTAACGACAACGTCCTCCTTGCCTGTGGTGATATCATCGTGCCAGTCGAAGCTGAAGATACATCGATTCTTGCGCTTGACCACCTCCTTACACAGATTGAGACACTAGAGAAACGATACGAAGTCACCGTATCCGAGCGTGGGGTCATTATATCAAACGTCAACTATCCGCTTGACAACGAACAACGAGAAATGATTCAGTGGTTTGAGGATACCTTTGACAATCGCTGTCCGGTATACGAAGTTCGACATCGAGCTGCAATCAAACGCGCGATGAATGCTGGCGGTTCCATTTTCGGGCCAGATGTCGATGAATGTGACATGATTGGGGTCTATGATCGAATTGCGGCAGACCTGGAGGATAACCATGAGTGA
- a CDS encoding cytochrome P450: MLQPLFHRKQVAGYGDYMVEATQRRLETWSPGETCDIESEMQNLTLEILFATLFGRELAPGEGNELRAASDGLNSWFAPTSWLLPNWVPTPSRRHFSESKEQLRSEIRRLLTEHGEKSKPDSLHQETLLSKLAEAREASGQDHLSTEEVEGQLLTMLFAGYETTAAALGFAWYALAQNPEIQQAFHEELDAVLDGEPPTHADITDLELTRQIVTETLRMYPPVHTIPRQTTRDVNVDGYQVPADTQVHLPLLAIHRDERFYDDPSSFRPGRWTGEFEDELPDYAFIPFGGRRRTCIGREIATLEATLVLATIGQHWTLEWMGEEEEVSIEPEMTMKTQNELPMQLRPR; this comes from the coding sequence ATTCTCCAACCACTGTTTCATCGAAAACAGGTTGCTGGCTACGGAGACTACATGGTTGAGGCAACACAGCGTCGTCTCGAGACGTGGTCACCAGGCGAAACATGCGATATCGAATCAGAGATGCAAAATCTCACCCTCGAAATTCTCTTTGCGACACTCTTCGGCCGCGAGCTAGCACCAGGAGAGGGTAATGAACTTCGAGCCGCATCGGATGGTCTCAATAGCTGGTTCGCACCAACGTCCTGGTTGCTACCAAATTGGGTCCCGACGCCATCACGCCGCCACTTTTCCGAGTCAAAGGAACAACTTCGATCGGAAATTCGCAGACTGCTTACCGAACATGGTGAGAAGTCAAAGCCAGACAGCCTTCATCAAGAAACACTCTTATCAAAACTTGCAGAGGCACGTGAAGCGAGCGGTCAAGATCATCTGAGTACCGAGGAAGTCGAAGGACAGCTACTCACGATGCTCTTTGCAGGCTATGAAACGACTGCGGCCGCTCTTGGGTTTGCTTGGTACGCATTGGCCCAAAATCCCGAGATCCAACAGGCGTTTCATGAAGAACTCGATGCGGTACTAGACGGTGAGCCACCGACGCATGCGGACATCACTGACTTAGAACTGACACGGCAGATTGTGACCGAGACACTTCGCATGTACCCGCCGGTACACACAATCCCTCGCCAAACAACGCGAGACGTGAACGTCGATGGATATCAGGTTCCAGCTGATACACAAGTCCACCTTCCACTTCTGGCGATACATCGTGATGAGCGATTCTACGACGATCCGTCGTCATTCCGTCCAGGTCGGTGGACAGGAGAATTTGAGGACGAACTCCCAGATTATGCATTTATTCCGTTTGGTGGGAGACGTCGGACGTGTATCGGGCGAGAAATTGCGACTTTGGAAGCAACGCTTGTGCTAGCGACGATTGGTCAACACTGGACGCTTGAATGGATGGGTGAAGAGGAGGAGGTTTCGATCGAACCAGAAATGACGATGAAGACACAAAATGAACTCCCGATGCAACTTCGGCCACGGTAA
- a CDS encoding ABC transporter ATP-binding protein: MTETILEADAVGVTRGETEILRDVSLRVPEDAKILVQGSSGAGKTTLFNLLGLLATPSQGTVRVNGTDAQQLSERRRAHLRREHIGFIFQDFQLIADLTAWENAALPQDHAGERDEEWLETLFESLELGAVKEQYPATLSGGEKQRVATARALANRPGVLLADEPTGQLDPKTTEQVLDLVLELRATTETALVTISHDPQLRSLFEQVVRIEDGTLRTVE; the protein is encoded by the coding sequence ATGACCGAGACGATACTCGAAGCGGACGCCGTCGGCGTGACCCGAGGCGAGACCGAAATCTTGCGCGACGTCTCGCTTCGCGTGCCGGAGGACGCCAAAATCCTCGTACAGGGATCGAGCGGCGCGGGGAAGACGACCCTATTCAACCTCCTAGGGCTACTGGCGACGCCGTCGCAGGGGACGGTTCGTGTGAACGGAACGGACGCTCAGCAGCTCTCGGAGCGGCGGCGCGCCCACCTTCGGCGGGAACACATCGGCTTCATCTTTCAGGATTTCCAGCTCATCGCTGACCTCACGGCATGGGAAAACGCCGCACTCCCGCAAGACCACGCGGGTGAGCGCGACGAGGAATGGCTCGAAACGCTGTTCGAGAGCCTCGAACTCGGCGCTGTTAAAGAGCAGTATCCGGCGACGCTTTCGGGCGGCGAGAAACAACGCGTCGCAACCGCCCGGGCGCTGGCGAATCGGCCGGGGGTGTTGCTGGCAGACGAACCGACGGGACAACTCGATCCGAAGACGACCGAACAGGTGCTCGACCTCGTTTTGGAACTACGCGCCACCACCGAAACCGCGCTCGTGACGATAAGTCACGACCCGCAACTGCGCAGTCTGTTCGAGCAAGTGGTTCGAATCGAGGACGGAACCCTACGGACGGTCGAATAA
- a CDS encoding FtsX-like permease family protein — MGYQRLLLTRWSRRDALAIFVVVVTVAFLTGATLVVLAAGTQTTTLAEEYDAGGQATYYETMAEGRAAADDDALVVPVASVTEPNGTSAVVAGVPCEQAREFREKTDYSVPCPPDSDLTNGEVGSAMTRNLDGENASQTVRVSPRGESDSILPPYWYVADESVVNRLGHTGVFVIDTTPHAVEPTADGRTPLRSALPFFLTGIQQVITVLGMTAVGTSVLVGITVYGVTRMHTRDRRRTICVVRATGGVPGTLLRLYGIRAGALTAVGTALGYAVGVVLTNVVVNTAIYLGVPTSLTIRVTERAATILLPLYAVIVAIGSAAGVLAAWHVTRRSPTSDAPRQKSSRWGSAVGDVLGRVHRLTLLDWRTLVPSVVPLAAFVTVVVLIASITGVVSPLVQTSGTTITDSNANHLIASRVPTGYADTLEDRGMTASPEILAFGVHDGEPMVIRGVRFASFSRVSDTRLVNGRRPNGPNEAVAGADLTQTHDLSLNDSVTLGGSTKAGFDRVTIVGTYAAPGPFDDQLLVSLPTARHLARVDSGMVQMVRTDSRIEATGKSSAIVGVSVPAHVSNGAAIPVRVQLQNLGSEQTNRRVSVQVGDRRRTRSVSLDGGERRTVVVRLRATRLGRQQVVVANRTRTVRIVPHDTVELHGIPERTPPNSAPLVRVTDVSGNPVRNATVSVGDNETTTEANGTARVQLGESGNATIRATAGNGTAMETVRVSPSATRSVVGQLRVQPRRATLLGRPTALLEVTNPWNETLSRTVTITGTDEYSHRVQLAPGQQTTVSTELNPAAPGSHPVRATVNGRTFDETTYRVVGDDRIVSALATSGETGSTGISRAISTAFGDLDLLVGVFVCLAGLMTVGSTTATIAYTIHSRRRVVGVYRATGASPVKIVAHVLTDALIVGVVATVIAFAVAMVAVSLLAEAGLLILYGVRITPSVTPRVAIGVVAAGVGVMCLSAALVTGALIRASPDSLLSDRPPQTRRPEESRGGPDE; from the coding sequence GTGGGATACCAACGTCTACTGCTGACGCGGTGGTCAAGGCGCGATGCGCTTGCGATCTTCGTCGTCGTCGTGACCGTCGCGTTCCTCACCGGCGCGACGCTGGTCGTGCTGGCCGCGGGTACCCAGACGACAACGCTCGCCGAGGAGTACGACGCTGGCGGGCAAGCCACCTACTACGAGACGATGGCCGAGGGCCGCGCCGCCGCGGACGACGACGCGCTCGTCGTCCCCGTGGCGTCAGTGACGGAGCCGAACGGAACGTCGGCAGTGGTCGCTGGCGTCCCGTGCGAGCAAGCCCGCGAGTTCCGTGAAAAGACCGACTACTCGGTTCCGTGCCCGCCCGATTCCGACTTGACTAACGGCGAGGTCGGGTCGGCGATGACACGGAACCTCGACGGTGAAAACGCGTCTCAAACGGTTCGCGTCAGTCCGCGTGGTGAATCGGACAGTATCCTGCCGCCGTACTGGTACGTCGCTGACGAGTCGGTCGTGAACCGACTTGGCCATACCGGCGTCTTCGTCATCGATACAACGCCGCACGCAGTGGAACCGACCGCCGACGGTAGGACGCCGCTCCGGTCGGCGCTTCCGTTCTTCCTCACCGGAATTCAGCAAGTCATCACGGTCTTGGGGATGACGGCGGTCGGAACCAGCGTCCTCGTCGGCATCACGGTGTACGGCGTCACGCGAATGCACACCCGCGACAGACGACGAACGATTTGCGTCGTTCGCGCGACCGGCGGTGTCCCCGGAACGTTGCTACGTCTATATGGAATTCGGGCAGGCGCTCTCACAGCCGTCGGAACCGCGCTCGGATACGCCGTCGGCGTCGTCTTGACGAACGTCGTCGTTAATACAGCCATCTATCTGGGCGTTCCGACCTCACTAACGATTCGCGTGACCGAGCGCGCCGCGACGATTCTCCTGCCGCTGTACGCCGTCATCGTTGCGATTGGCTCGGCCGCGGGCGTCTTGGCCGCGTGGCACGTTACGCGCCGCTCGCCGACATCGGATGCACCGCGACAGAAGTCTTCACGCTGGGGTTCCGCCGTCGGCGACGTTCTCGGCAGAGTGCATCGATTGACTCTGCTCGACTGGCGAACTCTCGTTCCGAGCGTCGTACCGCTCGCGGCGTTCGTAACCGTCGTCGTCCTCATCGCGTCGATTACGGGCGTCGTTTCGCCACTTGTTCAAACCAGCGGGACGACGATTACAGATTCGAATGCGAACCACCTAATCGCTAGCCGCGTCCCGACGGGGTACGCGGACACGCTCGAAGACCGTGGGATGACGGCAAGTCCAGAAATCCTCGCCTTCGGCGTCCATGACGGGGAACCGATGGTGATTCGAGGCGTACGCTTCGCGTCGTTCTCTCGCGTATCGGACACGAGACTCGTCAACGGTCGGCGGCCGAACGGTCCCAACGAAGCTGTTGCCGGAGCCGACCTTACACAAACACACGACCTCTCGCTGAACGACTCCGTGACGCTCGGCGGAAGCACGAAGGCCGGCTTCGACCGTGTAACGATAGTCGGTACGTACGCCGCACCGGGACCGTTCGACGACCAACTGCTCGTCTCTCTCCCGACGGCACGCCATCTGGCGCGCGTCGATTCGGGCATGGTTCAAATGGTACGGACGGACTCTCGCATCGAGGCAACCGGGAAGAGCAGTGCCATCGTCGGGGTTTCCGTGCCAGCGCACGTTTCCAATGGGGCGGCGATTCCGGTTCGTGTCCAGCTACAGAATCTCGGCTCGGAGCAGACGAATCGTCGCGTATCGGTGCAGGTTGGCGACCGTCGACGTACACGGTCGGTTTCACTCGACGGGGGCGAACGTCGCACGGTGGTCGTCCGGCTTCGAGCGACGCGACTCGGACGCCAGCAGGTCGTCGTCGCTAACCGGACGCGAACCGTGCGCATCGTCCCGCACGACACTGTAGAACTCCACGGCATTCCCGAGCGCACACCTCCGAACAGTGCGCCCCTCGTCCGCGTTACGGACGTTTCCGGAAACCCGGTGCGAAACGCAACTGTCTCAGTCGGCGACAACGAGACGACGACGGAGGCGAACGGAACCGCGAGAGTCCAACTCGGCGAATCGGGGAACGCGACAATTCGCGCCACGGCCGGAAACGGGACAGCGATGGAGACGGTTCGCGTCTCCCCGTCCGCGACTCGGTCGGTCGTCGGTCAACTCCGGGTTCAGCCGCGCCGAGCAACGCTCCTCGGGCGGCCGACGGCGCTACTTGAAGTCACAAATCCGTGGAACGAGACGCTGTCGCGGACGGTCACAATTACTGGCACCGACGAGTACAGCCACCGGGTTCAGTTGGCACCGGGGCAGCAAACGACGGTCAGTACCGAACTCAACCCGGCCGCACCCGGTTCGCACCCTGTCCGCGCGACGGTCAACGGACGAACCTTCGATGAGACGACCTATCGCGTCGTCGGTGACGACCGAATCGTCAGCGCACTCGCCACCAGCGGCGAAACCGGCAGTACCGGCATCAGTCGCGCCATATCGACCGCGTTCGGTGATCTCGACCTCCTCGTCGGCGTGTTCGTCTGTCTGGCGGGACTAATGACGGTCGGAAGCACCACGGCGACGATCGCGTACACCATCCACTCTCGTCGCCGCGTCGTCGGCGTCTACCGCGCGACGGGCGCGTCCCCGGTCAAAATCGTTGCGCACGTCCTCACCGACGCACTGATCGTCGGGGTCGTCGCAACCGTCATCGCGTTCGCAGTGGCCATGGTCGCGGTTTCACTTTTAGCAGAGGCGGGACTGCTCATCCTGTACGGCGTTCGAATCACGCCGTCGGTCACCCCTCGCGTGGCCATTGGTGTCGTCGCGGCAGGGGTGGGCGTGATGTGCCTCAGCGCGGCACTCGTCACCGGTGCGCTCATTAGGGCATCGCCCGATTCGCTCCTCTCCGACCGGCCGCCACAGACGCGCCGTCCAGAAGAGTCGCGGGGTGGTCCGGATGAGTAA
- a CDS encoding nucleotidyltransferase domain-containing protein: protein MENESVHQVGPRGSEETSGATIQVPVPASNPNLYRHKATDELLQLLVDRPFEEYTIRTLASIVDVTHRTVGKAVDVLASNDLVHIQHKGNKKLVSINRERVTIPDNPLLCIPQTEFHAPVRTAVETLANELDDMLGILVYGSVARGEADRQSDIDLWVLVREHRGRNQRRAAQIGKELASQQFNGERYDFHIVVESPASVPAHTGDIAETVVSGITLSETGEFEKFQSIMEDLVDE, encoded by the coding sequence ATGGAGAATGAGAGTGTCCATCAAGTGGGGCCAAGAGGAAGTGAAGAAACATCCGGAGCGACAATACAGGTACCTGTACCAGCCAGCAATCCCAATCTCTATCGGCACAAAGCAACGGATGAATTACTTCAATTGTTAGTAGACCGCCCTTTCGAGGAGTATACGATTCGAACGCTTGCGTCGATCGTAGACGTAACACATCGAACCGTCGGAAAAGCAGTCGATGTGCTCGCGTCGAATGACCTCGTCCACATCCAACACAAGGGGAACAAGAAACTTGTCAGTATCAATCGAGAGCGTGTGACGATTCCAGACAATCCGTTGCTCTGTATCCCACAGACAGAATTCCACGCACCGGTACGAACTGCCGTTGAGACACTCGCTAATGAACTCGATGATATGCTCGGCATTCTCGTCTACGGGAGTGTTGCACGGGGTGAAGCGGATCGACAAAGCGATATTGATCTCTGGGTGCTGGTTCGCGAACATCGCGGACGCAACCAACGACGTGCAGCTCAAATCGGTAAAGAACTCGCCTCACAGCAATTCAATGGAGAACGGTACGACTTTCACATTGTGGTTGAATCTCCTGCGTCTGTACCGGCACACACCGGAGACATCGCTGAAACGGTCGTCTCCGGGATCACGCTTTCTGAGACTGGAGAGTTCGAGAAATTCCAATCGATAATGGAGGATCTAGTCGATGAGTGA
- a CDS encoding Cdc6/Cdc18 family protein, with protein sequence MTSDESDDRDPLFRYDDPIFAREELLKIKHIPGSDRIVGRDEHMKQVAEALNPAIFGREPTHLLIFGETGTGKSLISRSVTERVIDEAQRDDITVKAAYVDCGEQNTEAGVVKTIGREINDPAQSNITIPERGLATGDYYRRLWDVLDTCCDVAILILDEIDLLEDDEVLRKLSRAGENQQISESNIGIIGISNKINFADELGERVKSSFARDELVFPAYDATQLVDILENRRDAFREDVLEGDVIPLTAALAAQEHGDARKAIDILRNAGRLATQSDTVPVTDEHVRQAKKKTEADRFAELIAGAPTQAKTILLALTNLTESKQADEFSTKEIYRRYQQIARGTGLDMLSERRTQEILKEHDFLNVIQSERRGRGRGQGVHAKHRLLEEPDIVKSVLEQDSLISNFLSSVDD encoded by the coding sequence ATGACATCCGATGAGTCAGATGATCGTGACCCACTCTTCCGGTATGACGATCCTATTTTCGCTCGGGAAGAGCTTTTGAAAATCAAGCACATACCCGGGTCAGACCGTATCGTTGGTCGAGATGAGCATATGAAACAGGTTGCAGAAGCGCTCAACCCTGCTATTTTCGGCCGTGAACCTACTCATCTTCTCATCTTCGGGGAAACTGGAACGGGAAAGAGTTTGATTTCGCGAAGTGTGACCGAGCGCGTCATTGACGAAGCTCAGCGAGACGATATCACGGTGAAGGCTGCATACGTCGATTGTGGCGAGCAGAACACCGAGGCAGGCGTCGTCAAAACGATTGGACGTGAGATCAATGATCCAGCACAGAGCAATATTACGATTCCTGAGCGGGGGCTTGCAACCGGTGATTATTATCGTCGGCTCTGGGATGTTCTCGATACATGCTGTGACGTCGCGATTCTCATTCTCGATGAAATCGACCTCCTCGAGGACGACGAAGTCCTCCGAAAGCTCTCGCGAGCAGGTGAAAATCAGCAAATCTCCGAATCGAATATTGGCATCATCGGTATTTCTAACAAGATCAATTTCGCTGACGAACTCGGTGAACGCGTCAAATCCAGTTTTGCACGCGACGAACTGGTTTTTCCTGCCTACGATGCGACCCAGCTCGTCGATATTCTCGAAAATCGCCGTGACGCCTTCCGTGAGGATGTCCTTGAAGGCGATGTTATTCCACTAACCGCGGCTCTTGCAGCCCAGGAACACGGTGATGCCCGCAAAGCAATCGACATTCTTCGAAATGCTGGCCGTCTCGCTACTCAATCAGATACTGTGCCCGTAACCGATGAACACGTTCGCCAAGCAAAGAAAAAGACGGAAGCCGACCGATTTGCCGAATTGATCGCTGGTGCTCCGACACAAGCAAAGACGATTCTGCTGGCGCTTACCAATCTTACCGAATCAAAGCAAGCTGATGAGTTCTCCACGAAGGAAATTTATCGCCGGTACCAGCAAATCGCGCGTGGTACTGGTCTCGATATGCTCTCTGAACGCCGTACTCAAGAAATTTTGAAAGAGCATGATTTCCTGAACGTGATTCAATCAGAACGTCGAGGGCGTGGGCGTGGCCAAGGGGTTCACGCAAAGCACCGTCTCCTTGAAGAACCCGACATCGTCAAATCCGTTCTCGAACAAGATTCTCTCATTAGTAACTTTCTTTCGTCAGTTGACGATTAG
- a CDS encoding DUF1616 domain-containing protein, with protein MSPASRLRQAAGSSIDLLFVCGFSVLAVVAPFTPLLREEPIRPLVTLPLLCFLPGYAVVAALFPTDGGGTTLRRDVVEEQLGGLERFVFAVGTSVLVVAGIALALTQVGIGIWATPVAVAVSTCTVIAAAIAAVRRRRVADRSEDESGWFSPRDWVAGIRRPEPDSGTRLDRRLNVVLVVLILASVGSIGFALAGLDETESYTELSLLDANGSAAGPADGQTVAAGDGSRRLFVGIENHENRRVQYTVVVQQQQVAADDPTTVRNRTSLDRLHTSLVDGERTRLDYSVPSSVTGRNHRLAFLLYEGDVPSTPTMQNAEQETHLWVTPSNKSGHRQQERA; from the coding sequence ATGAGCCCCGCCTCTCGTCTGCGCCAAGCCGCCGGTTCGTCCATCGACCTACTTTTCGTGTGCGGGTTTTCTGTTCTCGCGGTCGTCGCACCATTCACGCCGCTACTGCGCGAAGAGCCAATTCGGCCCCTCGTGACGCTTCCACTGCTCTGCTTTTTGCCTGGCTACGCCGTCGTCGCGGCCCTGTTTCCGACGGACGGTGGTGGAACTACTCTCCGACGTGATGTCGTCGAAGAGCAATTGGGCGGATTGGAACGGTTCGTGTTCGCCGTCGGAACCAGCGTTCTCGTCGTCGCGGGCATTGCGCTGGCACTGACGCAGGTCGGGATCGGTATCTGGGCGACCCCGGTAGCGGTCGCAGTGAGCACCTGCACCGTCATCGCCGCAGCAATCGCCGCAGTTCGACGTCGAAGGGTCGCCGACCGCTCAGAAGACGAATCTGGTTGGTTCTCGCCGCGCGATTGGGTAGCGGGTATCCGGCGTCCTGAGCCGGATTCGGGAACGCGTCTCGACCGACGCTTAAACGTCGTCCTCGTCGTCCTCATCCTCGCGTCGGTCGGAAGTATTGGCTTCGCGCTCGCCGGGCTCGACGAGACGGAGTCGTATACGGAACTGTCGCTCCTTGACGCAAACGGGTCGGCGGCAGGCCCGGCAGACGGACAGACGGTCGCGGCGGGCGACGGTTCACGGCGACTGTTCGTCGGCATCGAGAACCACGAGAACCGTCGCGTCCAGTACACCGTCGTCGTCCAACAACAGCAGGTCGCGGCAGACGACCCGACGACAGTCCGAAACCGAACGTCCCTCGACCGATTGCACACGTCCCTCGTCGACGGCGAACGAACGCGACTCGACTACTCGGTTCCGTCTTCCGTCACCGGACGGAATCACCGACTCGCGTTCCTGCTCTACGAGGGCGACGTGCCATCAACGCCGACGATGCAGAACGCAGAACAGGAAACGCATCTGTGGGTCACGCCGTCGAACAAATCGGGACACCGCCAGCAGGAGCGAGCGTAA